In the genome of Limnothrix sp. FACHB-406, one region contains:
- a CDS encoding phycobiliprotein lyase, translated as MTFQTLKPFQTFFEHCVGDWSAERTYHYLRSQTVERSHTEFQIRPISLEQKQQVLQDNERPDRADLDQIPGYHLDFQTTSEHGERVAQSLNFLFVPNAETGSILEGDYLRDRAYEEAKPMVAQFHFTIATRELIMTTHYQRVVSVDSITLVNPALRLRRILNYHRPATENAPLDQIALAGFGVEQKIN; from the coding sequence ATGACTTTTCAAACCCTAAAACCATTTCAAACCTTTTTTGAGCATTGTGTTGGCGACTGGAGTGCCGAACGCACCTACCATTACTTACGCAGCCAAACCGTGGAGCGATCGCACACGGAATTTCAAATTCGCCCGATTTCACTCGAGCAAAAGCAACAAGTCCTACAGGACAATGAACGACCCGATCGGGCCGATCTCGACCAGATTCCGGGCTATCACCTCGACTTCCAAACGACTTCCGAGCATGGGGAACGGGTGGCCCAGAGCTTGAATTTTTTGTTCGTCCCCAACGCTGAAACGGGCTCAATCCTGGAGGGCGACTACCTGCGCGATCGCGCCTACGAGGAAGCTAAACCAATGGTGGCCCAATTTCACTTCACCATCGCCACTCGGGAATTGATCATGACAACCCACTATCAACGGGTGGTGTCGGTGGATTCAATTACCCTGGTGAATCCTGCCCTTCGCCTGCGGCGAATTTTGAACTACCATCGCCCCGCCACAGAGAATGCACCGTTGGATCAAATTGCGCTGGCGGGGTTTGGTGTTGAACAGAAGATCAATTAG
- a CDS encoding YkgJ family cysteine cluster protein: MAELDPRAARERWQRAQQLAQETEQTAIERWSVAGLPGLLRLQRELWAAGDRAIAERLERADCLVACDRGCDWCCYLNVPIAGIEAQVIADWIAELPMAQRRLILERLAQTLGQLELINPGDRLGHKIPCAFLESDGTCGIYPVRPATCRSHYSTCAADCQQGWETGQWPARSGPIDAQTFDLEAQNAGLQAACVALAIPLATGELHQALGILMLDRPQSRNNGSG; the protein is encoded by the coding sequence ATGGCAGAGCTTGACCCCAGGGCCGCCCGAGAACGCTGGCAACGGGCACAACAATTAGCCCAAGAGACGGAACAGACTGCGATCGAACGGTGGTCGGTGGCGGGCTTGCCTGGTTTGTTGCGCTTGCAACGGGAACTGTGGGCTGCGGGCGATCGGGCGATTGCAGAGCGCCTGGAGCGGGCCGATTGTCTTGTGGCCTGCGATCGGGGTTGTGATTGGTGCTGCTATCTGAACGTGCCGATCGCGGGGATCGAAGCCCAGGTGATTGCCGATTGGATTGCCGAGCTGCCGATGGCTCAGCGGCGGCTGATCCTGGAGCGGTTGGCGCAAACCTTAGGGCAGCTTGAGTTGATTAACCCGGGCGATCGGCTGGGTCATAAAATTCCCTGTGCTTTTTTGGAATCCGATGGCACTTGCGGAATCTATCCGGTGCGGCCGGCCACTTGTCGATCGCACTATTCCACCTGTGCTGCCGATTGCCAACAGGGTTGGGAAACGGGTCAATGGCCGGCGCGATCGGGGCCGATCGATGCCCAGACTTTTGACTTGGAAGCCCAGAATGCGGGGCTACAGGCGGCTTGCGTTGCCCTGGCGATTCCGTTGGCCACCGGAGAGTTGCACCAAGCGCTTGGGATACTGATGCTCGATCGGCCACAATCCAGAAACAACGGGTCAGGGTAA
- the psbC gene encoding photosystem II reaction center protein CP43 has translation MVVGGRDQDSTGFAWWSGNARLINLSGKLLGAHVAHAGLIVFWAGAMTLFELSHFIPEKPMYEQGFILLPHLATLGLGVGPGGEVVDTFPYFVTGVLHLISSAVLGLGGIYHAIRGPETLEEYSSFFGYDWKDKNQMTNIIGYHLILLGCGALLLVFKAMFFGGVYDTWAPGGGDVRVITNPTLNPARIFGYLTKAPFGGEGWIVSVNNMEDIIGGHIWVGLTCIAGGIWHILTKPFAWARRAFIWSGEAYLSYSLGALSLMGFIASTMVWYNNTAYPSEFFGPTGPEASQAQALTFLIRDQRLGANVGSAQGPTGLGKYLMRSPSGEIIFGGETMRFWDFQGPWLEPLRGPNGLDLNKIKNDIQPWQARRAAEYMTHAPLGSLNSVGGVATEINSFNYVSPRAWLATSHFVLAFFFLVGHLWHAGRARAAEAGFEKGINRESEPALAMPDLD, from the coding sequence TTGATTGTGTTCTGGGCCGGTGCGATGACGTTGTTTGAACTGTCGCACTTCATCCCCGAAAAGCCCATGTATGAGCAGGGCTTCATCCTGCTGCCTCACCTGGCCACGTTGGGCTTGGGTGTGGGTCCCGGTGGCGAAGTGGTGGATACCTTCCCCTACTTCGTGACGGGCGTGCTGCACTTGATTTCGTCGGCGGTGCTCGGTTTGGGTGGGATTTACCACGCCATCCGCGGCCCTGAAACCCTCGAAGAGTACTCGTCCTTCTTCGGTTACGACTGGAAGGACAAGAACCAAATGACCAACATCATCGGCTATCACCTGATCCTGCTGGGTTGCGGTGCGTTGCTGCTGGTGTTCAAGGCCATGTTCTTTGGCGGCGTTTACGACACCTGGGCTCCCGGTGGCGGTGACGTGCGCGTGATCACGAACCCGACGCTGAACCCGGCTCGGATCTTTGGCTACCTGACCAAGGCTCCCTTTGGCGGCGAAGGCTGGATTGTCTCCGTGAACAACATGGAAGACATCATCGGCGGCCACATTTGGGTGGGTCTGACCTGCATTGCCGGTGGTATCTGGCACATCCTGACCAAGCCTTTTGCTTGGGCGCGTCGTGCGTTCATCTGGTCTGGTGAAGCTTACCTGTCTTACAGCTTGGGCGCTCTGTCGTTGATGGGCTTCATTGCCTCGACGATGGTGTGGTACAACAACACCGCTTATCCGAGCGAGTTCTTTGGCCCCACCGGCCCTGAAGCATCGCAGGCTCAAGCGCTGACCTTCTTGATCCGTGACCAACGCTTGGGTGCGAACGTGGGTTCGGCTCAAGGCCCCACGGGTCTGGGTAAATATCTGATGCGTTCGCCCTCGGGTGAAATCATCTTTGGTGGTGAAACGATGCGTTTCTGGGACTTCCAAGGCCCTTGGCTGGAACCCCTGCGCGGCCCCAACGGTTTGGATCTGAACAAGATCAAGAATGACATTCAGCCCTGGCAAGCTCGCCGCGCGGCTGAGTACATGACGCACGCTCCTCTGGGTTCGTTGAACTCGGTGGGCGGTGTGGCGACCGAAATTAACTCGTTTAACTATGTGTCGCCCCGCGCTTGGTTGGCTACGTCGCACTTTGTGTTGGCGTTCTTCTTCCTGGTGGGTCACCTGTGGCACGCTGGTCGCGCTCGCGCGGCTGAAGCGGGCTTCGAGAAGGGGATCAACCGCGAGAGCGAACCCGCGCTGGCGATGCCCGACCTCGACTAA